A genomic window from Streptomyces mirabilis includes:
- a CDS encoding tyrosine-type recombinase/integrase, with protein MLDVCPTGTATGKRDRVLLLLGYYMRARASELSPLRIGDLEFVSAVLLVATKRVSKHDKSDEGREYEIDDPSCLSATRDWLAELVEAGQAGRHLPLLRTVDQWRNLGPISPKGWGLTRQAVNVLVKQIAAKAELDIASDVTAHGLRAGVPTDLGANGDWSSTEMVEKYRKDGLRRAGKRTDDGTRARALSMLRVRATDEENRD; from the coding sequence ATGCTTGACGTCTGCCCAACTGGTACGGCCACAGGGAAGCGGGACCGGGTCCTGCTACTCCTCGGCTACTACATGCGCGCCCGCGCATCTGAACTTTCCCCGCTGCGTATCGGCGACCTGGAGTTCGTGAGTGCGGTTCTCCTCGTTGCGACGAAGCGCGTAAGCAAGCATGACAAGTCGGACGAGGGGCGCGAGTACGAGATCGACGATCCATCCTGCCTGTCCGCCACCCGTGACTGGCTGGCCGAACTTGTCGAGGCGGGCCAGGCGGGGCGTCACCTACCGCTGCTCCGCACCGTGGACCAGTGGAGGAACCTCGGGCCCATCAGCCCAAAGGGGTGGGGCCTGACGCGACAGGCCGTGAACGTACTCGTCAAACAGATCGCCGCGAAGGCGGAGCTGGACATCGCTTCGGACGTCACTGCCCACGGGCTGCGCGCCGGCGTACCGACAGACCTGGGGGCGAACGGGGATTGGTCAAGCACGGAGATGGTGGAGAAGTACCGCAAGGACGGCCTGCGGCGGGCAGGGAAGAGGACGGACGACGGAACTCGCGCCCGCGCATTGAGCATGCTGCGCGTTCGAGCGACCGACGAGGAGAACCGTGACTGA
- a CDS encoding DUF3761 domain-containing protein: MCNDGTYSYAAHHQGACSHHGGVAVFYK, encoded by the coding sequence CTGTGCAACGACGGCACCTACTCCTACGCCGCACACCACCAGGGCGCCTGCTCCCACCACGGCGGCGTGGCCGTCTTCTACAAGTAG